A single region of the Ptychodera flava strain L36383 chromosome 9, AS_Pfla_20210202, whole genome shotgun sequence genome encodes:
- the LOC139140706 gene encoding 2-Hydroxyacid oxidase 1-like, protein MDNNQLLCLDDFEEQAQKILPISVLSYYSSGADNEETLRENREAYRRYWLKPRILRDVSVIDISTSVLGEKVDAPICISPTAFHCMAHPDGEIATVKAASDMNTLIALCVLSNKSLEEVAAARPSGPKWQNVYPWRRRDVMSDVVRRAERAGFKAVIVSADISIGGFKRRAVRVNGQTMFPGEHFGTLD, encoded by the exons ATGGATAACAACCAGTTGTTATGTCTGGACGATTTCGAAGAACAGGCCCAGAAGATATTACCGATAAGTGTGTTGTCATATTACAGTTCAGGGGCTGATAATGAAGAAACCCTCAGAGAGAACAGAGAAGCTTATCGCAG GTATTGGTTGAAACCCCGGATACTCAGAGATGTATCAGTCATAGACATATCGACCAGTGTCCTCGGAGAGAAAGTAGATGcgccaatttgcatatcaccAACTGCCTTCCATTGCATGGCGCATCCGGACGGAGAAATTGCAACCGTCAAAG CTGCTTCGGACATGAACACACTCATAGCACTGTGTGTATTATCAAATAAGTCACTGGAGGAAGTCGCTGCTGCACGACCAAGTGGGCCAAAATGGCAGAACGTGTATCCTTGGCGTCGTCGTGACGTCATGTCAGATGTTGTAAGGCGGGCAGAGAGGGCAGGATTTAAGGCCGTTATCGTATCGGCTGACATTTCAATAGGCGGTTTCAAGAGGAGGGCTGTGAGGGTGAACGGACAAACCATGTTTCCGGGCGAGCATTTTGGGACGCTCGAT